Proteins from one Niallia circulans genomic window:
- a CDS encoding PadR family transcriptional regulator — MEINKEVLKGHIDTLILSLLNNRDMYGYEIAKIVRETSKEQFELKEATLYLSLKRLAKQEWITSYWGDEQGPGGRRKYYKITTLGEDGYAEKRLEWQLVKTIMDSFLKGE; from the coding sequence ATGGAAATTAATAAAGAGGTTCTTAAAGGCCATATAGATACATTAATCCTCTCACTCCTTAATAATCGAGATATGTATGGATATGAAATAGCAAAGATCGTACGAGAAACAAGTAAGGAACAATTTGAACTAAAGGAAGCGACTCTTTACCTTTCTTTAAAAAGATTAGCAAAGCAGGAATGGATCACTTCTTATTGGGGTGATGAGCAAGGGCCTGGGGGCAGACGGAAATATTATAAGATTACAACATTAGGCGAGGATGGCTATGCAGAAAAGCGGTTAGAGTGGCAGCTTGTTAAAACAATCATGGATTCATTTTTGAAAGGAGAATAA
- a CDS encoding DUF3949 domain-containing protein — translation MYSTIFITVISLYIMLSIVMLPFQYRFLVALKQEEAQFKAKGKTQGDMYDEMNAGEQALHSNIQGSALFFLANIMASIVYKLKHQKTSV, via the coding sequence ATGTATTCTACCATTTTCATAACAGTGATCAGCCTGTATATAATGCTTTCTATTGTAATGCTTCCATTCCAATACCGCTTTTTAGTAGCATTGAAGCAAGAAGAAGCCCAATTCAAAGCAAAAGGCAAAACACAGGGAGATATGTATGACGAAATGAATGCAGGAGAACAAGCGCTGCACAGCAATATCCAAGGAAGTGCGTTGTTTTTCCTTGCTAATATAATGGCATCCATCGTTTACAAGCTAAAGCACCAAAAGACAAGCGTATAA
- a CDS encoding PTS sugar transporter subunit IIB — translation MKTVMLVCAAGMSTSLLVTKMRRAALAKGLDINIFAVSATEIDDVLETRKVDCLLLGPQVKFRREEIAERLKGENILLDEIHIQHYGMMDGEKVLDQALSLVGS, via the coding sequence GTGAAAACAGTCATGCTCGTTTGTGCAGCGGGAATGAGCACGAGCTTGCTTGTGACAAAAATGCGCAGAGCAGCCCTGGCAAAAGGCTTGGACATTAACATATTTGCAGTATCCGCAACAGAGATTGACGATGTTCTTGAGACAAGAAAGGTCGATTGTTTGCTGCTCGGCCCGCAAGTGAAGTTCAGAAGGGAAGAGATAGCAGAAAGACTTAAGGGGGAGAATATTCTTCTTGATGAAATCCATATCCAGCATTACGGAATGATGGATGGAGAAAAGGTGCTAGATCAAGCACTCAGTCTTGTAGGAAGCTGA
- a CDS encoding LysE/ArgO family amino acid transporter produces the protein MIEAVIHGFLLALGLILPLGVQNIFIFNQGAGHAKFRSSLPAVVTASICDTLLILLAVLGVSLFLFHVVWLKTLLLIAGTCFLVYMGYVTWKSKPNPEGGETLTAGKQIGFAMSVSLLNPHALMDTVGVIGTSSLLYSGTEKQLFALACIVVSWLWFIGLAITGRMLGKVDKTGNLLVLLNKASALVMWVMAIVMAKQLL, from the coding sequence ATGATAGAAGCAGTAATTCATGGTTTTTTATTAGCACTTGGGCTTATTTTGCCTCTAGGTGTACAGAATATATTTATTTTTAATCAAGGTGCAGGGCATGCGAAGTTTCGCAGCAGCTTGCCTGCTGTTGTAACAGCAAGTATATGTGATACATTGCTGATACTCCTTGCAGTATTAGGAGTATCCTTGTTTTTATTTCATGTTGTGTGGCTGAAAACCCTGCTTCTGATTGCAGGTACTTGTTTTCTTGTATATATGGGCTATGTGACATGGAAAAGCAAGCCGAATCCAGAAGGCGGCGAAACGCTGACAGCAGGTAAACAAATCGGCTTTGCGATGTCCGTTTCCCTGCTGAATCCCCATGCCCTTATGGACACAGTTGGAGTAATCGGCACAAGCTCTCTGCTCTACAGCGGGACGGAAAAGCAACTTTTTGCGCTCGCTTGTATCGTAGTCTCGTGGCTTTGGTTTATTGGTCTTGCAATAACAGGGAGAATGCTCGGCAAAGTAGATAAAACAGGGAATCTGCTTGTACTGCTCAACAAAGCTTCAGCGCTTGTGATGTGGGTCATGGCAATAGTGATGGCAAAACAGCTGCTGTAG
- a CDS encoding PTS sugar transporter subunit IIC — protein sequence MQKFIESLESKMGPIAMKLDGNRYITAIKDGFFGVMSLLIIGSIFLLLGNIPIGGYAEFMSSLLGSDWASYFTVPYDVTMNVMTVYVIIAMARSLSRTYKLDGIACISIVVVAFLILTPMLELKDGGLGIPVTNLGASGLFLGMIVAIAAVEIVRFIDKKGWKIKMPDSVPENVARSFSALIPALFVIIVFNLVRILFTLTPFGTVQAFIYHYLQVPLLYLGDTLPATLIVTVFEGVLWSFGIHGSNVISGIMKPIWLALTADNAAAFSAGEAIPHIINFQFYANFMKVGGFGGTLGLAIILLFFAKSKQYKTLGKLAIGPGIFGINEPLIFGIPIVLNPIMMIPFILNPLILATVAYFAMSSGLVPLTNGTNIPWTTPPVIAGFLVSGWKGALLNVVQIGISILLYYPFFKSVDKIAVKNEKEQEQAEISDGGVIFNS from the coding sequence ATGCAGAAATTTATTGAAAGCCTGGAAAGCAAGATGGGTCCAATAGCAATGAAGCTTGATGGCAACAGATATATAACAGCAATCAAGGACGGGTTTTTTGGTGTTATGTCCTTATTGATTATCGGTTCAATCTTTTTACTTCTTGGCAATATCCCGATTGGCGGCTATGCCGAGTTCATGAGTTCCTTATTAGGAAGTGACTGGGCAAGCTACTTCACCGTTCCTTATGATGTAACAATGAACGTGATGACAGTGTACGTTATCATTGCGATGGCACGCAGCCTGTCCCGCACATATAAGCTTGATGGCATTGCCTGTATCAGCATTGTTGTGGTTGCATTCCTTATTCTTACGCCAATGCTTGAGCTTAAAGATGGCGGATTAGGAATTCCGGTCACAAATCTTGGGGCAAGCGGTTTATTCCTAGGTATGATTGTAGCGATAGCCGCAGTGGAAATTGTCCGTTTTATTGATAAAAAGGGCTGGAAGATAAAAATGCCTGACTCTGTGCCGGAAAATGTGGCCAGATCCTTCTCTGCACTTATTCCAGCTTTGTTCGTTATCATCGTCTTTAATCTTGTTCGCATCCTCTTTACACTAACACCGTTTGGGACAGTTCAAGCTTTCATCTATCATTATCTTCAAGTCCCATTGCTATATTTAGGAGACACATTACCAGCAACATTAATCGTTACTGTATTTGAAGGCGTACTTTGGAGCTTCGGTATCCACGGCTCCAATGTTATCAGTGGTATTATGAAGCCAATCTGGCTGGCGTTGACAGCAGATAATGCAGCAGCATTCAGTGCAGGTGAAGCAATCCCGCATATCATCAACTTCCAATTTTACGCGAACTTCATGAAGGTCGGCGGCTTTGGAGGAACATTAGGACTTGCTATTATCCTGTTATTCTTTGCAAAGTCAAAGCAATATAAAACATTAGGCAAGCTTGCAATTGGCCCTGGAATCTTTGGCATAAATGAACCGCTTATTTTCGGGATTCCAATCGTGCTTAATCCAATCATGATGATTCCGTTTATTTTAAACCCGCTGATTTTGGCGACTGTTGCCTATTTTGCGATGTCATCAGGGCTTGTCCCGCTGACAAATGGAACGAATATTCCATGGACGACACCGCCAGTTATCGCCGGCTTTCTAGTCAGTGGCTGGAAAGGCGCTTTGTTGAACGTTGTCCAAATTGGAATTTCCATTCTCCTTTATTATCCGTTCTTCAAGTCTGTTGACAAAATCGCAGTGAAGAACGAAAAGGAGCAAGAGCAAGCAGAAATCTCCGATGGGGGAGTTATCTTTAATTCTTGA
- a CDS encoding Na+/H+ antiporter, with protein sequence MDLLITIILLLLSLLISNIISHYIPSIPTALTQIAFGMLLAFVFEDISFEIDTEWFLLLFVAPLLYNDGRYFPREELWKMRAPIFGNAIVLVILTAIGGGYFINWMIPAVPLAAAFALAAILSPTDPVAVNGIAKRIHIPAGVLHLVRGESLINDASGLVAFNYAVAAVVTGYFSLSEASLDFVYKFILGALLGAVLALLITWARFILRKQGINDVTFHTLLHIITPFIIFIVTEDLLHASGVIAVVVGGIVHSLVRERREFASAEEQVLTENIWSLILFILNGVVFLLLGLNIPSSMRDTVSDPSIGNWLVIGYVLAIGVIILGIRFVWSYVFAHFEYRYLPGGAKPNLKNALFVSLTGVRGAVTMAGILSIPYFLDSGDAFPARSLLLFLAAGVILFTLIVATVFLPMLSKGEEAENAEGDRDLAPFKQRLLYKAVEQIKEQIKDENKPAAYELIGEYRRRIHDIGKEQNGKMKALDVEMDVRTEIRIKAVKAERRYIQGLMDENKIDEKLFHTFEQSLEYREEALAGSLQSGTLYLVGKMFRRWRKLRKFSRKEKELVIAKMGKGKDVQIQAMKAAIEFLKNYAVEMEELRDQIQAVILDYKMIIERLSASAVKYDEKQEEQKEELRIKVLDVERAEIQSMYESGEINRDEVKELRRFINYVESAALYEHTE encoded by the coding sequence ATGGATTTACTGATTACGATTATATTGCTGTTATTATCCTTACTGATATCAAATATCATTAGTCATTACATACCCTCCATACCAACGGCGCTGACGCAAATTGCTTTTGGAATGCTGTTAGCCTTTGTCTTTGAAGACATCTCCTTTGAGATTGATACAGAATGGTTCCTTCTATTGTTTGTAGCACCGCTTTTGTATAATGACGGTCGCTATTTTCCACGAGAGGAGCTATGGAAGATGAGGGCGCCTATATTCGGGAACGCAATCGTTCTTGTTATTTTGACGGCAATTGGCGGCGGTTATTTCATCAATTGGATGATTCCAGCTGTGCCGCTGGCTGCGGCTTTCGCGCTGGCAGCGATTCTGTCACCGACAGATCCTGTTGCTGTTAACGGGATTGCAAAACGCATTCATATTCCTGCAGGTGTGCTTCACCTTGTCAGAGGGGAATCGCTTATCAATGATGCTTCTGGTTTAGTTGCCTTTAACTATGCTGTTGCCGCAGTAGTGACAGGTTATTTCTCATTATCGGAGGCATCTCTTGATTTTGTGTACAAGTTCATATTGGGAGCATTGCTTGGTGCGGTGCTGGCATTACTGATAACGTGGGCGAGGTTTATTCTCCGCAAACAAGGTATCAATGATGTTACGTTCCACACCTTACTACATATTATTACTCCCTTCATTATTTTTATTGTGACAGAGGACTTGCTTCATGCTTCAGGGGTAATCGCTGTTGTTGTCGGCGGAATTGTTCATTCACTAGTTAGGGAAAGACGAGAATTTGCAAGTGCAGAAGAACAGGTGCTGACAGAAAATATTTGGTCACTAATTCTCTTTATCTTAAATGGGGTTGTGTTCTTACTGTTAGGCTTAAATATCCCATCTTCAATGAGAGATACAGTCTCAGATCCGAGCATCGGTAACTGGCTTGTGATTGGCTATGTGCTTGCGATTGGTGTGATAATACTTGGAATCCGCTTCGTGTGGTCATATGTGTTTGCTCATTTCGAATATCGGTATTTGCCTGGCGGAGCTAAACCAAATTTAAAAAATGCCTTGTTTGTGTCCTTAACAGGTGTGCGCGGTGCTGTGACAATGGCGGGGATATTGTCTATCCCTTACTTTTTAGACAGTGGCGATGCATTTCCGGCAAGATCGCTGCTCCTGTTCTTAGCAGCGGGTGTCATTTTATTCACCTTAATTGTGGCAACCGTATTTCTGCCGATGTTAAGCAAGGGAGAGGAAGCGGAGAATGCAGAGGGAGACAGGGATTTGGCGCCATTTAAGCAGCGGCTTCTTTATAAGGCTGTTGAACAAATCAAGGAACAAATCAAGGATGAAAATAAACCAGCTGCCTACGAGCTTATTGGCGAATATCGACGCAGAATTCACGATATAGGCAAAGAACAGAACGGTAAGATGAAAGCACTCGATGTGGAAATGGATGTGAGAACAGAAATCCGCATAAAAGCAGTAAAGGCTGAAAGGCGCTATATCCAAGGCTTAATGGATGAAAATAAAATAGACGAAAAACTGTTTCATACATTTGAGCAATCCCTTGAATACAGGGAAGAAGCTTTAGCGGGCAGCTTGCAGTCAGGAACGCTTTATCTTGTCGGCAAAATGTTCAGAAGGTGGAGAAAGCTGCGGAAGTTTTCCCGCAAGGAAAAGGAGCTGGTTATTGCCAAAATGGGAAAAGGCAAGGATGTGCAAATCCAGGCAATGAAGGCAGCTATCGAATTCCTCAAGAACTACGCTGTTGAAATGGAGGAGCTTCGTGATCAAATCCAAGCGGTCATCCTCGATTACAAGATGATAATCGAAAGGCTGAGTGCCTCTGCCGTTAAGTACGATGAGAAGCAAGAGGAGCAGAAAGAAGAGCTTCGTATAAAGGTGCTTGATGTGGAAAGAGCGGAAATTCAGAGTATGTACGAGAGCGGCGAAATTAACAGAGACGAGGTAAAAGAGCTCAGAAGATTTATTAATTACGTGGAAAGTGCGGCATTATATGAACATACAGAATAA
- a CDS encoding PTS lactose/cellobiose transporter subunit IIA, with protein sequence MAENAMEMTGFTIISNVGMAKSLVMEALYAAKKGEYELAEQKLKESQDFFLISHKTHSALIQREANGESLPFSLLFMHAEDQLMSAETTYELVKEMITMYKRIDVMEKGSVSR encoded by the coding sequence ATGGCAGAGAATGCAATGGAGATGACAGGCTTTACAATCATCAGCAATGTTGGAATGGCAAAAAGCCTTGTCATGGAAGCACTCTATGCAGCGAAAAAGGGAGAATACGAGCTGGCAGAACAAAAACTGAAAGAATCGCAAGACTTTTTCCTTATCAGCCACAAGACACATAGCGCATTAATTCAAAGGGAAGCAAACGGTGAAAGCCTGCCGTTTTCCCTTCTCTTCATGCATGCAGAAGACCAGCTAATGAGTGCTGAGACAACCTATGAGCTCGTAAAGGAAATGATTACGATGTATAAGCGTATTGATGTAATGGAAAAAGGCAGTGTCAGCAGATGA
- a CDS encoding PLP-dependent aminotransferase family protein, whose amino-acid sequence MTTENHWQPSKHIAVPLYQQIYEYIREQIISGTWPVGYKLPSQRQLADTLAVNRSTVVYALEELKADGWIESTIGRGTVVGKSTWNSLTANKPADWKTYVQSGTHLPNIQMIQEINKAEFSANVIRLGTGELSPSLLPTQIIQQAFQEISNLSLSYPEGRGSFELRQAISQYLREKGVAASPNSIMIVSGAIQALQLISIGLLDKNSAILNESPSYLNSIMVFQSAGIQMIPIPINNGELSYSAISRAKRQHNTALLYTIPTFHNPTGSVLSEAKRMELLEACSKERIPILEDDVYGDLWLDEPPPPPLKALDKQGNVLYVGSMSKVLGPGLRIGYIAAPEPVIDRLADIKMQTDYGSSTLSQFAVAKLLTTGQYEVHIEKLRHELQNRRNFVLKLLAQYFADLAVWEKPAGGFYVWLTLNKEIPLQLLFKRALHQGILINPGSLYGNYHRHIRLSYSYASYEELEEGLIALAALIKAF is encoded by the coding sequence ATGACTACAGAAAATCACTGGCAGCCAAGCAAGCACATTGCGGTACCTCTTTATCAGCAAATTTATGAATATATTCGCGAACAGATTATTTCAGGCACTTGGCCTGTCGGCTACAAGCTTCCCTCCCAGCGCCAATTAGCAGACACACTTGCTGTTAACCGAAGTACTGTTGTGTATGCATTAGAGGAGCTTAAAGCAGATGGATGGATTGAATCCACCATTGGGCGCGGAACAGTTGTTGGTAAAAGCACATGGAATTCGCTTACTGCAAACAAGCCGGCTGATTGGAAAACCTATGTGCAATCAGGGACACATCTTCCGAATATCCAAATGATTCAGGAGATAAACAAGGCTGAATTCTCCGCTAACGTCATTAGACTCGGTACAGGGGAGCTGTCCCCAAGCCTCCTGCCAACACAGATAATCCAGCAAGCCTTCCAGGAAATCAGCAATTTATCTTTAAGCTATCCAGAAGGAAGAGGAAGCTTTGAATTAAGACAGGCAATCAGCCAATATTTGCGCGAAAAAGGAGTTGCCGCATCTCCTAATTCGATTATGATTGTTTCTGGCGCTATTCAAGCTTTACAGCTGATTTCCATCGGCCTTCTCGATAAAAATTCTGCCATATTAAATGAATCACCATCCTATTTAAATTCGATCATGGTCTTTCAGTCGGCCGGCATTCAAATGATTCCGATTCCTATAAACAATGGTGAGCTTTCCTACTCGGCAATCAGCCGGGCGAAACGGCAGCATAACACAGCATTGCTGTATACAATCCCAACCTTTCATAATCCAACAGGCTCTGTGCTTTCAGAAGCAAAACGGATGGAGCTGCTTGAGGCATGTTCAAAGGAAAGAATTCCGATTCTGGAAGACGATGTTTATGGAGATTTATGGCTTGATGAACCACCTCCTCCTCCACTTAAGGCGCTCGATAAACAAGGCAATGTCTTGTATGTCGGCAGCATGTCCAAGGTGTTAGGGCCTGGCCTTCGCATCGGCTATATCGCAGCACCAGAGCCTGTCATTGACAGGCTTGCAGATATAAAAATGCAGACAGATTACGGCTCAAGTACACTCTCCCAGTTTGCTGTCGCCAAGCTGCTGACAACTGGTCAGTACGAAGTGCATATCGAAAAGCTGCGGCATGAACTACAAAATAGACGAAATTTCGTTTTGAAACTGCTCGCCCAGTATTTTGCTGATCTGGCTGTTTGGGAGAAGCCTGCAGGCGGTTTTTATGTTTGGCTTACACTAAATAAAGAAATTCCGCTGCAGCTATTGTTCAAAAGAGCACTTCATCAGGGCATCCTTATCAATCCCGGCTCTCTTTACGGAAACTATCACCGCCATATCCGCTTGTCCTATTCTTATGCTTCCTATGAGGAGCTGGAAGAAGGGCTAATTGCACTTGCTGCATTAATAAAAGCATTTTAA
- a CDS encoding sensor histidine kinase: MWEWVLVFLVLALILYLYFLKRELRKLKVSVKGLSARAKFGSRLFLDFRDRTLLNLVDELNQMIAEFEGNNHQAKQMEENVKLTIAGLSHDLRTPLTSIHGYVQLLNTTEDEAKRTHYLTIIEQSVRNLIEMTDNFYDLTRVETNQKEINLSSLSLANLVEEVFLSFYEQFAENKIDLQFPEQIKDSQIIADRLLLMRVIQNIVQNILRYANSNAIISYEADSSYVIFTVRNDIKPESKVAIEKVFTLFYTEVTSRTNTETSGLGLYLSKKLIEKMNGKMHAELEENWFVLKIYLPKIQLQ, from the coding sequence TTAGTATTCCTGGTTTTGGCACTTATCCTCTATCTTTATTTCTTAAAGCGAGAGCTGCGAAAACTGAAAGTTAGTGTTAAAGGGCTTTCTGCGCGGGCCAAGTTTGGCAGCAGATTATTTCTTGATTTTCGTGACAGAACATTGCTCAATTTAGTGGACGAGTTAAATCAGATGATTGCGGAGTTTGAGGGGAATAATCACCAAGCAAAACAAATGGAAGAGAATGTGAAGCTGACAATTGCTGGACTATCTCATGATTTGCGAACACCGCTCACCTCCATCCATGGCTATGTCCAACTTTTAAACACAACAGAGGATGAAGCAAAGCGGACCCATTACTTAACTATTATCGAACAATCTGTCAGAAACCTGATTGAAATGACCGATAACTTCTATGATTTAACCCGAGTTGAAACAAATCAGAAGGAAATAAACTTATCTTCGCTTTCCCTTGCTAACCTGGTGGAAGAAGTCTTCCTGTCCTTTTATGAGCAATTTGCGGAAAATAAAATTGACCTGCAATTTCCTGAACAAATAAAGGACAGTCAAATTATTGCAGATCGTTTACTGCTGATGCGAGTTATCCAAAATATCGTTCAGAATATCCTGCGCTATGCAAACAGCAATGCGATTATCAGCTATGAAGCTGACAGCAGCTATGTTATTTTTACTGTAAGAAATGATATTAAACCAGAAAGTAAAGTAGCGATAGAGAAGGTTTTTACCCTTTTTTATACAGAAGTCACCAGCAGAACGAACACAGAAACAAGCGGCTTAGGATTATATCTTTCCAAAAAGCTAATAGAGAAGATGAATGGGAAAATGCATGCAGAGCTTGAAGAAAATTGGTTTGTCCTAAAAATTTATCTCCCGAAAATACAATTGCAGTGA
- a CDS encoding permease prefix domain 1-containing protein has translation MKQIEAFVNEAYHSVGGNKQEIAELKAEMKNHLLEAVYELKEEGKSEEEAIEIAITRFGGEKEMRSIVRQLFQAQKTFAKWVLWLAVIVLFSSFALFEASKLYQQKNDTQNTNAATNMYTILQKDKTISEATKQKIVAIVQSTDHIAQVKIFNVHDLEAEYGSPSIWANGKKADPNYTIERHVWAPQWLMNDDYMYVTSDWYIKMETIHMESFMYIALFAGLAVYIVLFTIWATVNAYHHRRLHIGWVIAFALFNVIGYLAYFITDKAFHKKTTQNALT, from the coding sequence ATGAAACAAATTGAAGCTTTCGTTAATGAAGCCTATCACAGTGTTGGTGGGAATAAACAAGAGATAGCAGAATTAAAGGCAGAAATGAAAAATCACTTACTAGAGGCTGTTTATGAATTAAAAGAGGAAGGCAAAAGTGAAGAGGAAGCAATCGAGATTGCTATTACCCGGTTTGGCGGCGAAAAGGAAATGCGTTCGATTGTAAGACAGTTATTTCAGGCCCAAAAAACATTCGCAAAATGGGTGCTTTGGCTAGCCGTAATTGTCCTTTTTAGTAGTTTCGCTTTATTTGAAGCTAGTAAGCTTTATCAACAAAAAAACGATACCCAAAATACTAATGCAGCCACAAATATGTATACGATTTTACAAAAGGATAAAACCATCTCTGAAGCTACAAAACAGAAAATCGTTGCAATTGTTCAGAGCACAGACCATATTGCACAGGTGAAAATCTTTAATGTTCATGATTTAGAAGCGGAATATGGTTCCCCGTCCATATGGGCAAATGGAAAAAAAGCTGATCCGAATTATACAATAGAAAGACATGTTTGGGCTCCTCAATGGTTAATGAATGACGATTATATGTATGTGACATCTGATTGGTACATAAAAATGGAAACGATCCATATGGAGAGCTTTATGTATATAGCATTATTTGCTGGATTAGCAGTTTATATTGTTCTATTCACGATCTGGGCAACTGTTAATGCATATCATCATAGAAGACTACATATCGGTTGGGTAATAGCATTTGCTTTATTTAATGTTATCGGTTATCTAGCATACTTCATAACAGATAAAGCATTTCACAAAAAAACAACACAAAATGCTCTAACATAA
- a CDS encoding BglG family transcription antiterminator: MLSGRQKEILLLLSKHTDPLTAEWMAKELSVSDRTIRKELKTIQEDSDNFGISISPMKGKGYHLKVLDANVFQQEIEPVQKASPQVGYDFSEQKGRVYFLLKRLLLQEGYVKLEQFEGEMYVSKSTIQKDLRFVREMLGKYKLSLVVKPHYGVYVAGSEYRKRLCFSNYRLLEEELTPQMTSSWQSDENFAEQIKKIIISKVNVHNIEISDVALGNLTNHIVIACRRMEKGFAMEDLEHPIGEEHPFEKKVAGEIIAEVEALAGFSFPSAELDYIIIHLMGTKLLHENALTEYREFDETREIIVCMLARLKAELAWDFTGDKEFSHALALHIRPALNRLRFEMNIRNPLVNEIKLKYPSAFEGAIIASKCLEERLSIKIEEDEIGYIALHIGVALERIKRKARRRKRVILVCASGVGSAKLLSYRLQEQFNRELEIVECINYYRLADYDLSSIDLVISTIPIAERIIAPVQVVSNFLEAEDIKGIKKQLISTDKENKDSYLAESHVFIQKRLDTKEAVIEFLSNRLYEQGLVSKDYANLVLEREAIAATSFGNLVAIPHPTSPDTAETFWTVCTLAKPINWNENQMVQVVCLLNISKDAKGDLEDMYEQLISIIEDKKVIQQVMKAKSKQEVIRLFQYDKVRS; encoded by the coding sequence ATGCTGTCTGGACGACAAAAGGAGATTCTGCTGCTGCTGAGCAAGCATACAGACCCGTTGACTGCTGAATGGATGGCAAAAGAGCTGAGTGTGAGCGACAGGACGATTCGGAAGGAATTGAAAACCATCCAGGAAGACAGTGATAACTTTGGAATCAGTATCAGCCCAATGAAGGGAAAGGGATATCATCTGAAAGTGCTGGATGCTAACGTTTTTCAGCAGGAAATCGAACCAGTTCAGAAGGCTTCCCCTCAAGTCGGATATGATTTTTCTGAGCAAAAGGGAAGAGTCTACTTTTTATTGAAGCGCCTTTTATTACAGGAAGGGTATGTTAAGCTGGAGCAGTTTGAGGGAGAAATGTATGTTTCTAAATCAACGATTCAAAAGGACCTTCGCTTTGTCAGGGAAATGCTTGGGAAATATAAGCTGTCACTTGTCGTCAAGCCTCATTATGGTGTATATGTTGCAGGCAGTGAATATAGAAAGCGATTATGCTTTTCCAACTATCGGCTTTTGGAGGAGGAGCTCACTCCTCAAATGACGAGTTCATGGCAGTCAGACGAAAATTTTGCAGAACAAATTAAAAAAATTATTATCAGCAAAGTGAATGTCCACAATATCGAAATTTCTGATGTAGCCTTAGGGAATCTGACAAACCATATTGTCATTGCCTGCAGACGAATGGAAAAGGGGTTCGCAATGGAGGATCTTGAGCACCCGATTGGCGAGGAGCATCCTTTCGAAAAAAAGGTAGCAGGCGAAATAATCGCAGAGGTGGAGGCATTGGCAGGATTTTCGTTTCCGAGTGCAGAGCTGGATTATATTATCATCCATTTGATGGGGACAAAGCTTTTACATGAAAATGCGCTGACAGAATACAGGGAATTCGATGAGACGAGAGAAATAATTGTCTGTATGCTTGCAAGATTAAAGGCTGAGCTTGCTTGGGATTTTACGGGGGATAAGGAGTTCTCCCATGCCCTTGCCCTTCATATCAGGCCAGCACTTAACCGCTTGCGCTTTGAAATGAATATTCGCAACCCATTAGTGAACGAAATTAAGCTGAAATACCCAAGTGCCTTTGAAGGGGCGATTATTGCAAGCAAATGTCTGGAGGAGCGGCTGTCTATCAAGATTGAGGAGGATGAAATCGGCTATATTGCCCTTCATATCGGGGTTGCTTTAGAACGGATTAAGCGAAAGGCAAGAAGACGGAAACGGGTCATCCTTGTTTGCGCATCAGGAGTTGGCAGTGCCAAGCTATTATCCTACAGACTGCAGGAGCAATTTAACAGGGAGCTGGAAATCGTCGAATGCATTAATTACTACAGACTGGCAGACTATGATTTATCATCAATAGATTTAGTAATCAGCACAATTCCGATTGCGGAAAGGATAATCGCACCTGTTCAAGTTGTCAGCAATTTCCTTGAGGCAGAGGATATTAAGGGAATTAAGAAGCAGCTTATCTCAACAGACAAAGAAAATAAAGACAGCTATCTTGCCGAATCCCACGTGTTTATTCAAAAAAGGCTCGACACAAAAGAGGCTGTTATTGAGTTTTTGAGTAATCGACTATATGAACAGGGACTTGTCTCAAAGGATTATGCCAATTTAGTGCTTGAGCGAGAAGCGATTGCTGCGACGAGCTTCGGTAATCTCGTCGCAATTCCCCACCCGACTTCACCAGACACAGCAGAAACGTTTTGGACGGTTTGTACATTAGCCAAACCGATTAACTGGAATGAAAATCAAATGGTTCAAGTCGTCTGCTTATTGAATATCAGTAAGGACGCAAAGGGCGATTTAGAGGATATGTATGAGCAGCTCATCTCCATTATTGAGGATAAAAAGGTAATCCAGCAAGTAATGAAGGCGAAGTCAAAGCAGGAAGTAATCCGCTTGTTTCAATATGATAAAGTCCGGAGCTAA